Below is a window of Salvelinus alpinus chromosome 5, SLU_Salpinus.1, whole genome shotgun sequence DNA.
atttatttagaaaacccttcttacatcagctgatgtcacaaagtgctgtacagaaacccagcctaacaccccaaacagcaagcaatgcaggtgtagaagcacggtggctaggaaaaactcactagaaaggccagaacctaggaagaaacctagagaggaaccaggctatgaggggtggccagtcctcttctggctgtgccgggtggagattataacagaacatggccaagatgttcaaatgttcatagatgaccagcatggtcaaataataataatcacagtggttgtcgagggtgcaacaggtcagcacctcaggagtaaatgtcagttggcttttcatagccgctcatttagagtatctctaccgctcctgctgtctctagagagttgaaaacagcaggtctgggacaggtaacaCATCcagcaggagatgttttgaaacaattactgcttcgcatacaagccagtgaattcaatgggttacagctggatgagtcaacggacgtggcgggcctggcacagctcctggtatatgtccgttacgtttatgggggatCAATTAAGAAAGACattctcttctgcaaaccactggaaaccaggacaaaaaGAGAGGATAtctttaaagtactggacagctgtGTGACattaaatggactttggtggtcaagatgtgttggtatctgcactgatggcgcaaaagctatgacagggagacatagtagagtggtaacgcgcgtgcaagcagttgctcccgacgccacttgggtacactgcagcatccaccgagaggctcccttccctgccaagggaatgcctaacagcttgaaagacgttttggacactacagtgaaaacggttaactttgttaaagcaagcccccctgaactcttgtgtattttctgcactatgcaatgatatgggcagcggcCATGttacgcttttacaacatacagaagtgcactggttgtcaaagggcaaagtattgacacgttttttaattgagagacgagcttaaagttttctttactgaccataattttcacttgtttgACCGcatgcatgatgacgagtttctctcACGACTCGCCTATCTGTGTgatgcctgaatgatctgaatctaggattacagggactctccgcaactaaattgaggctatgattaagaagttggagctcttctctggcTGCATTaccaaggacaacacacaggtctttccatcattgtatgattttttgtgtgcaaatgagctcatgcttatggacaatgtcaaatgttatATAGCGAAGaccctgagtgagttgggtgcgcaattacgcaggtactttcccgaaacggatgacacaaacaactggattccttatccctttcaaatcaaatgtatttgtcacatacacatcgttagcagatgttaattagagtgtagcgaaatgcttgtgcttctagttcccgaccatgcagtaatatctaacaagtaatctaccctaacaattccacaacaactaccttatacacacacgtgtAGAATAATGAATAactaagaatatgtacataataaTATATGAATGaatgatggccgaacggcataggcaagatgcagaagATTGTCTAGAGTACACTATAtacatgagtaatgtagggtgtgGTAAGCATGttagacactgatgccctttgcaaccacatacctatgtgagagtggattctcagccctcactagcatgaaaagtaaatacaggcacagactgtgtggaaaatgatttaagactgagactcccTCCAATACAGCCCAACAtttcagagttatgtgcatcctttcaagcacacccttctcattaacctgtggtgagttattcacaattttctatAAACatataaggttttatatgtaagatggttaaataaagagcaaaattattgattattattgtattattatttgtgccctggtcctataagagcgctttgtcacttcccacgagccggattgtgacaaaaactcaaactcattcttatgtttaataaatgtatcgtataatgtgtgtgtgtggcaagcttacaatgatggccaaaaACAACATtagagagtgcgctgaccctggtgctagagcgggtacagctggaggtggaatgtttgaaggggtaaggGACTATAAACATtagagagtgcgctgaccctggtgctagagggggtacagctggaggtggaatgtttgaaggggtacgggactataaacatGTTGGTAACCACTGCCTTATTGGAATGgttttattgataatatctgttgggaAAAAAGTTAAGATGTTGCCACACACTACATATTAACAAAATGAAGTATGTTTATTtaaaaattattcataaatattatcctgccaaccactatatgaagaagtaaaaaattaaaataaattcaaattgtaccttttgtaatgaccacccagaaacagtgttgcatcttttttggcattgtattcatgtaaggaatctgtggcaagacatcagtagattcataatttaacacatttatgaagatttcaCACTAttatggagagatgtactgcttggattctttacttAGATATTAGTTGAAAATTGTATGTAATTAATTTCATAATTTTGGGGGGCCAAATTACATATCCACAAATgtacatttagaaacaaaacaccACATTTCCTTAAACTTACAAAATAAATGTAACTacattttaagacaattaaatactTTACCAACAAAAAAGCTGTTACAGAAGTATAAATGCGTGTATGTCCCTTCCTTGTATCATGTGATATTGTACTCTCTAGCACAATTGTCCTTTGTATATTCTTTAAATATACTTGTGTTCCCCGTTGTACAttttgtattgatttgttgttaataataacaataaaacaaTATACAAATAAAAGACAATGATAAGAGGTTACGCTCATGATGTTAAATTGCAGTCGCAGATGCGCCGACTTCAAAACGTTTTGGAGCACAGTTGAAAAGTGAACGCACTGACTATACAACGGACTCGTTAGAAAAATTAAAGCAGTACTTTTCAATGCGTGAGATATAAGAGGTGTGCGGTGTGAGCCTGTGAATAGGGctagtgttttacttgctatattgtatttacttcgccaccatggcctttgtTTTGCCAtttcctcccttatctcacctcatttgctcacattgtatatagacttatttttctactgtattattgactgtatgtttgttttactccatgtgtaactctgtgttgttgtatgtgtcgaactgctttgctttatcttggccaggtagcaattgtaaatgagaacttgttctcaacttgcctacctggttaaataaaggtaaaataaaaaaatgcgtGTGTCTCACGGCCAATGCGTGAGAGCTTGCAGCTCTGTAGACCCGTACCAAGCCGACACTCTTTTTACCAATATTTCGTATCTACTTCCGGTTAGGTTACACTTTCAACCGGAAAAGCATCTACAAACTGTCATGGCGGCATTGTGTTTCTTTTGTGTTAGCCACTAACTTGATAATTAGCTTTTCCGTGGCACTTATGCTTCTTAGAACTTATAATCACATCTAAATATAattttgttttttacattgtGTAAATAGCAGCTATTTGTTCTCAGCCGGCTAGCTAACTTAGTGTCGCTGTGCTGTTTCCAGTCATGAAGACAGTTTTGATGGTAGCGGAGAAGCCGTCTTTGGCACAGTCAATTGCCAAAATCCTTTCTAAAGGTAAGTGATCTCTAATGTTTACTATTTTAAAGCAACTAGCTATCTTCCTTATTGTAAACAGCTAACAAGCTAGGAATCAACAACCATGTTCCATGGAAAACTAGCAGCAGTAACGTTAGTTAGTTATCGTTCATCTTGTGAGTAACTCCTTATCTAATATGATTAAAACCCCATGTAAAGCAACAGAGAAACACGTGTTTTTGGTGCTGTAAAATGAGTTTATTTACTGTTTTAAGCTTTTAGCAGATGATAAGGGAACAATTTACTTCTTCTTGACCAATGACCAATACATTTTCGATGTCATTGTGGCAAACAACTAACGTTAACATGAGAGTTGGAACTTGTACTGAGTGAtgtcaacaataacaacaacaataataataatctttACCCTTCTAACAAAAAACATTAACACACATTCAATCTAATTTCTAGCCTCAACATTTAtagccaaaataaataaatactttatTTTAGAATCGATCAGTTAGAAATCCGCTTTGTCTGGAAGTGGCGCATATACAGGCTATATTGATGGGCTCGAACTCCAGGGAGAAGGAGGAACAGCGGGGGTTTTTCCTCAGCACGGGCATCCTGAGGGTGATGGGGATGGACTCTAGACTGAGGGTGCTGTCCATACCCTTACAGGAGTGGCTTTCAAGGCAGTTGGCTTCATAAAGGACCGGAGGCACCCGGTTCAAGTCAATTTTTTCcctggaaggaggaagagaaataCAAGATTGTCAGACTCGGAACCAAGCCACAATTGAAGGAAGAAAATAAATATCTTAGAAAGGAAACATGCATTGCACACAGTCTCAGAAGCCTAGTATCCAAGGCTGCAATGGTGATTAGCACTCATAAGTGTGTGGCTGTACATGCATTTGAATAGTCTTAATACATTCTTCCAATCCATCCGTCCAGTAAAGGTACTCACACGTAGTTCCAGGCGGCTACACTGCGTTCGTTAAGGCGGTTGGGCAGGCTGACTAGCTGTGCGTGGTACTCCTGCAGGCTGCTAGTGCAGAAGCTCTCGTCCACACACTGGCCACCCAGGGGCACACACAGGCACTGACGCATGGCCAGCAAGCACAGGAGTAGCAGACGCAGGTGCTGCATAGGAAAACACACAGGGAGAAAACACAGAGTTTTGAGTATCAATGTTGAGTTGGAGCTGAACACAGAAAACACAAGGGGGTTGAATATCATTGTTAAACCCAGGGATATACTGTCTCTGGTTTAATGATATAATGTCCTGTCATTAGGCTACTGGCAGCTGAAGCTGAGTGTATATAAACACCAGGGAGTAACGTTACATCTGTGCAACTAAAGACAACAACTAGCCTTAGCTTAAATtacattacttttttttttaccagctTTAAACTGTTAAAAGACATTTGTCCAAATGCCAGAAAATTCCTAGCTACATTCAACTCCTGTACCATAAAACCATTCTTGAAGAAAAATCAAACGAACAATTCATTTGACGGTTTGACCTTCCATTAAAAAAATCCTCCGCCGATCACTCAGTAGCACTGTAGCTCATACTCTGCTATAAGAATGAGCCTAATAGCAACAGTCAAGGAGGAAAATACTAAATCAAAGCACATAGTCTGTCTTTACATTATGCCCCACAGCATTATAATAGCCAATGAGAATCAAGAGCAGTCATAGTGAAGGGTAGCTCTAGTCCCTAGCCCCTGATCATACATCACCTGGAGAGTACCACTGGCTAGTTACAGCTTCTGTTGTTATGGATCTCTTTGTATCTCACCTGGAGAGTACCACTGGCTAGTTACAGCTTCTGTAGTTTTGGATCTCTTTGTATCTTACCTGGAGCTGTTGCATGTTGAGTTCTGGAGTGAGTTCTGGCTTCCGATTCTGgagtctgtttctgtctctgctgTGGGTTTCTGTAGCTTTCTGTCTCGGCTGCTGCTGCTCTTGGTACCCTTTGGTTCGTTCAGAGCTGATGTCCATCGTCTCGATCCAGGGATGTATTTATGCACCTGGGATTGTAAGGGTGGTGGGGGTCAGCGTCACAGCTAGAGATGGGTAGAAAGGAGGGGTCACTCAGTCACTGGCTTCTTGTGTCTCTCATTACCATGGTCTTTACCATGCATGTACCGCCATTAGCATTCAGCCTTGAGAGAGGCATGTCATTAACTTTACTTCGTCACGACGTAGCGGTTAGCTCAGGTAGTTTGAGCCCCTTGACAGGGTCAGGGGAAGGGCATTGGAGTTTCCGCTATGGTTTAGCCTTGATATACTTTGAAATCCTTTTTTATAAGAGTTGAGTCATGCTATTACGTTCCGTTTTTTATTGTTGTGTAAAATAACCTCCCGAAATAGTTTGAATCTGTATTTTCAATAAGTCGTGACATTTCTACAAAACTATTTGATTAGTTTGACCATGGCAAGTCAGCTAGGTAGCTTTTCCATTTCACATCTTGTCACATGTAGGCCAGATGGTTCCTCAAAAGGTCTTTTAACAAGGGTAGTCTCGGATAGTTTGGTAGAATTACCACCGTCCAAGTCCCACTTTCCTCATTCTAATGAATCGAAGGATGGATTTTGTATGTTCCGCTGTTGGTTCTTTTCATCAAATGGTTCAGAGTATATAGTCTACAATGTtgactggggtgtgtgtgtgttccaaatggaaccctaacACTACATAGTGCCAACCAATAGGGAATGGTGTGCCATTTAGGAGACGCCATGGATCCAGGTTTAACTCCTCTTGTTTCTCTTCTTAACCCAGGCAGCTGCTCCAGTCGTAAAGGTCTCAACGGAGCGTGTTCGGTCCACGAGTACATGGGCACCTTCTCAGGCCAGAGCGTGCGCTTTAAGATGACGTCGGTGTGTGGGCACGTGATGAGTCTGGATTTCATAGGTAGGTTGTTGTTGATTTTAGGCTCATAGGtgggttttttgttgttgttgattttagGCCTAATCCCtacatttattttttgactgGATTCAATATGTGTCTCAAATCTTGGTGTGATAAGTGTGTGCCtgttctgtccccctctcctctctccagggaaGTATAATAACTGGGACAAGGTGGATCCAGCTGAACTCTTCACTAAAGCCCCTACCGAGAAGAAGGAAGCCAACCCCAAACTCAACATGGTCAAGTTCCTACAGGTTCGTCTGTGTCTCTAGTCACATCTGAAGGGTTTGGACATTTGGAACAGGGTCATTTTCCTGTCAATCGTTCATGTAGCTGTTCCAACCCCTCCCTCTATATCAGTTGATTGGTCTATCGTTCATGTAGCTGTTCCAACCCCTCCCTCTATATCAGTTGATTGGTCTATCGTTCATGTAGCTGTTCCAACCCCTCCCTCTATATCAGTTGATTGGTCCATCGTTCATGTAGCTGTTCCAACCCCTCCCTCTATATCAGTTGATTGGTCTATCGTTCATGTAGCTGTTCCAACCCCTCCCTCTATATCAGTTGATTGGTCCATCGTTCATGTAGCTCTTCCAACCCCTCCCTCTATATCAGTTGATTGGTCCATCGTTCATGTAGCTCTTCCAACCCCTCCCTCTATATCAGTTGATTGGTCCATCGTTCATGTAGCTCTTCCAACCCCTCCCTCTATATCAGTTGATTGGTCCATCGTTCATGTAGCTGTTCCAACCCCTCCCTCTATATCAGTTGATTGGTCCATCGTTCATGTAGCTCTTCCAACCCCTCCCTCTATATCAGTTGATTGGTCCATCGTTCATGTAGCTGTTCCAACCCCTCCCTCTATATCAGTTGATTGGTCCATCGTTCATGTAGCTGTTCCAACCCCTCCCTCTATATCAGTTGATTGGTCCATCGTTCATGTAGCtcttccaaccccccccccctctatatcAGTTGATTGGTCCATCGTTCATGTAGCtcttccaacccccccccccctctatatcAGTTGATTGGTCtcctttgtaaaaaaaaatattctgtcACTATCTTTCTCCAGGTTGAAGGCAAAGGATGTGACTACGTGGTTCTGTGGTTGGACTGCGACAAAGAGGGCGAGAACATCTGCTTTGAGGTAAATCCCAATTCAACGTTACGTTCTCACTACAGCAGGGCCTTCCGAGTGGCtcggcggtctaaggcactgtagtGCTAgacgcgtcactacagatccgggtttcgatcccaggctgtgtcatagccggccgcgaccgggagacccatgagtcgacgcacaattggcccagagtcgttcggtttaggggagggttttgtcggttgggatgtccttgtcccgtcgcgctctagcgactccttgtggcgggccgggcacatgcacgctgacacggttgccagttgtacattgtttcctctgacacattggtgcggctgcctTCCGGGTGAAgcgagcagtgcggcttggcatggctctcgaccttcgcctctcccgagtccgcaggggagttgcagcgatgggacaagactgtaactaccaattagatatcacgaaattggggagaaaaggcggtaaaaaatgtataaaaacatattCTCACTACAGCCTTAACCCACCCTCTTAACCCACCCTCTCCTTGCTGCTGGTCTTAACCCACCCTCTCCTCTACTGGTCTTAACCCACCCTCTCCTTGCTGCTGGTCTTAACCCACCctctcctctgctggtcttaaCCCACCCTCTCCTCTACTGGTCTTAACCCACCCTCTCCTTGCTGCTGGTCTTACCCCATCCTCTCCTTGCTGCAGGTCTTAACCCACCCTCTCCTTGCTGCTGGTCTTAACCCACCctctcctctgctggtcttaaCCCACCCTCTCCTCTACTGGTCTTAACCCACCCTCTCCTTTACTGGTCTTAACCCACCCTCTCCTTGCTGCTGGTCTTAACCCACCCTCTCCTTGCTGCTGGTCTTAACCCACCCTCTCCGCTGCAGGTCTTACCCCACCCTCTCCTTGCTGCTGGTCTTAACCCACCCTCTCCTTGCTGCTGGTCTTAACCCACCCTCTCTGCTGCGGGTCTTAACCCACCCTCTCTGCTGCTGGTCTTAACCCACCCTCTCCTTGCTGCTGGTCTTAACCCACCCTCTCTGCTGCTGGTCTTAACCCACCCTCTCCTTGCTGCTGGTCTTTACCCACCCTCTCCTTGCTGCTGGTCTTAACCCGCCCTCTCCTTGCTGCTGGTCTTAACCCGCCCTTTCCTTGCTGCTGGTCTTAACCCACCCTCTCCTCTACTGGTCTTAACCCACCCTCTCTGCTGCTGGTCTTAACCCACCCTCTCCTTGCTGCTGGTCTTTACCCACCCTCTCCTTGCTGCTGGTCTTAACCCACCCTCTCCTTGCTGCTGGTCTTAACCCACCCTCTCCTTGCTGCTGGTCTTAACCCGCCCTTTCCTTGCTGCTGGTCTTAACCCACCCTCTCCTCTACTGGTCTTAACCCACCCTCTCCTCTACTGGTCTTAACCCACCCTCTCCTTGCTGCTGGTCTTAACCCACCGTCTCCACTGCTGGTCTTAACCCACCCTCTCCACTGCTGGTCTTAACCCACCCTCTCCTCTACTGGTCTTAACCCACCttctcctctgctggtcttaacccaccctctcctctgctggtcttaaCCCACCCTCTCCACTGCTGGTCTTAACCCACCCTCTCCTTGCTGCTGGTCTTAACCCACCCTCTCCACTGCTGGTCTTAACCCACCCTCTCCGCTGCTGGTCTTAACCCACCCTCTCCGCTGCTGGTCTTACCCCACCCTCTCCTTGCTGCAGGTCTTACCCCACCCTCTCCTTGCTGCAGGTCTTACCCCACCCTCTCCGCTGCTGGTCTTAACCCACCCTCTCCTTTACTGGTCTTACCCCACCCTCTCCTTGCTGCAGGTCTTAATCGTCTCTCTAGGTTGGACAGTGTTTATTAAAGCTTATTCATAAAAGTTATTACAAAGTTGTTACTTCCCCAGGTCCTGGACGCCATTGAGCCGGTGATGAACCGTCCGTACGGCAGTGAACGGACCGTCTACCGAGCCAAGTTCAGCTCCATTACCGACACGGACATCTGGGCGGCCATGAACAAGCTGGGAGAACCCAACCGTAACGAGGCTCTGTCCGTAGACGCCCGGCAGGAGCTGGACCTGCGCATTGGCTGTGCATTCACCCGGTACACTACACGACCCTACAACACACCCCATTCCAACACGACATATATACAGCGAGAGATGGCCTTCACCTGGTACACTACCCTACACAACACGACCAtaccctacactacacaacactacactaccctaTACTACACAACAcgaccctaccctacactacacaaccctaccctacactaccctata
It encodes the following:
- the LOC139577300 gene encoding interleukin-17F, yielding MDISSERTKGYQEQQQPRQKATETHSRDRNRLQNRKPELTPELNMQQLQHLRLLLLCLLAMRQCLCVPLGGQCVDESFCTSSLQEYHAQLVSLPNRLNERSVAAWNYVEKIDLNRVPPVLYEANCLESHSCKGMDSTLSLESIPITLRMPVLRKNPRCSSFSLEFEPINIACICATSRQSGFLTDRF